The following nucleotide sequence is from Luteibaculum oceani.
TAGCGCTTCTATTGCTACCATTGCCTTAAATTTAGCTGTGAATTTCCTTTTTGTTCGTGCCATTTCTAACGGTTTTTTTAAATGTAAATAAACTTAACCGCTGGTCCACTTTTTAGGGAGTATTACATATATTATCCGAATCAGATTCGAATATCAAAAATGTGGATAGCAGAAATATTGCTAGAATATTTAACCTGGTACAAAACGAGTTTGCAGATTGCATTAAAGCTGAGTTTGTTCATACGACATCGCAATTAGACATACTTATTGATATTCTCATAAAAGATGGAAATTCAATCCTGAAAAGAGATTGGTTAAACAAGCTTTACGAAAAGGAATTGGATAGCCTACGACAAAAAACCAAAGAATTAAACAAGGAATTAATTTCAGAAAAACCAACTCTTGACGTAAGCCGAATTAGAGATTATAAAATTTACAAATCCTGTGTTCATGAGGCATATTTCAATGATGACGAAAATAATAGAGATGCCAAAATTACAGATGACGAACTATCCATTCTAGTTACCCTCACTAAGGCCCTGAACCTTTCCCAAGAGGAGGTGAAACTAATTAACTACCTAATTATCCCTCCAATAAAAAGTGATATTGACGAAGTAATCAACTTTCTGAAGAACATTGGAGTGATTTTTTACTCTAAAAAGATCAATACAGTTTATGTTGCTGATGAAATGGTTATGCTATTAAGGCGAATTCGCAAAAAAGATGTAGCGGACAAGTACTTTAAGCGAGTTCTAAGGCTTTTAAAAGACTCTCAAATCAATCAATTATGTAGGAATCACAATATCTCATATCGCGATATTGATACTGAAACTAAGATTAAACAGCTAATCAAAGAAGGTATCTCCTTCTCCGATGTGCTTTTTGATGAGATGTACAAACCAGGAACTACTTTAACTGAGAAAAAGAAGGTTCTAAATGAGTTATGGACCGACAAATTGAAGTTTGAGGGATCACTAAAAGGAAGTACCCTAGAGGAGAAAGTGGAAAACCTAATTAGTCATTTCAATGAATTGGAAAAAGACGAAAAGGTTGGAATTTCTATTGAAGGTTACGAAAGATTAATAACTGACCTAAAAAGTTTCAGCACTAGCTTTGATAGAGATATTCGTGCGGCATTTGAAATAGAAGATCGAATTGAAATCGAAAGTGATTTTCTATTGGACCTAAATATTAAGCCAAGAGATTTGCTGGACAACCTTTCTAAAGAAGATTTAAAGCGCTTCGCCGAAGGTGCAAATATCAAATCCAGGGGGGATATTGCCTTAAATATTCTGGAGGCATATACAGACATTGAAAATCTTTTTATTGAAAATTACACTCTTATAGGAACAAGAGATTTAGCAAGCCTAAAAGAAAATGGCATAAACATTAAGGAAAGTGAACTAGGGTTAAAATTTGAGGATATAACGGGTGAAATTTTTAAGCAGCTTGGATTTAATGTTGATTATGATCTTAAAAATCAAATAAGCACCAATAAGAACAAAATTGATCTGATTTTAAACTTGGGGAACCAAGACCTAATGATTGTGGAATGTAAGACATCAAAAGACAGTAGCTTTAATAAGTTTAGCACAGTCTCTAGACAAATCAAATCTTACATTAATACAGCAGAAAAATCAGGCTACAACGTGGTTAAGTCCCTATTGATTGCACCCGAATTTAGCGACGATTTCATTAACGAATGTGGTTTAGAATTTGAGATTAACCTATCCCTAATAACAGCAGAATCATTGTCAAAAATTCTGGAATATTTCAGAGAATCTAAGCACGAAAAACTTCCCTATCAACTATTTATGAAGGATGTCTTAATTAGAGAGGATAGAATTCAAAAAGCCCTAAAGAAATAAACTAGTTGGTGGGTAGTTAAAAGATTACCCGCCAATTACTCCCATATCCAACAAAAATCCCTTTATTCTATCTTTAAAAAAGTGCCAGAATAAAAAGCCCAATAATAGATAGGGGATGAACATGATGTAGATAATCCCTTTATTGATTCCTGCTCCAGTATTTAACTGGTTGGGATCTGCTTGGGAAGAAGATTCGGTAACCGCTTTACACATAGCACACTGCGCATTCGCTTCTTCTACAAAAAGCAGTAACAAGGCAATCGACACTATGTAAAAAGCGATTTTACGCATAGTAAGGCGATATCATCAGGTAAACAATAACTCCAGTTGCCGCAACGTAAATCCACAATGGAAATGCATAACGAACCAACTTTTTATGACGGGTTACCAGGTTATTAATACCATAGGCATAGCTAAATAGCACAAGGGGTATGATACCCACGCTTAGGACTATGTGAGAGATTAATACAAAGTAATAAATGGTTCTAATTGTACCTTCGCCACCGAAAGCTGTGGAGTCTGATGTTATGTGATAGGCCACGTAACACAACAAGAAGAACAGCGACAGTACCAATGAGAATTGAATGAACAGACGATGTAAATCTATGTTCTTCTTTTTTATAGCTACTAATGCCATTAGGAGTGTAACCACGGTTACCGCATTAATACCGGCATAAATTGGAGGTAAAAATGAAAGATCAACCCCGTCGATTTTAACTTTAAATAAAATGGCAACGGCCAGGGGAATGACTACAGAAACTGCTGTAATTAATTTCTTAGTCTGTGGACTTAGCTTTTCTTCGGTTGTATGCATCGATATCTTCCTCTTTAAGCAGGAGTTTTATTTCATCTCCCAAACGGTCAACCTCCTCGGAATTGGTTCCATCGTAAAAGCCTCTAATTCTACCCTTACGATCTACCAATACAAACTTTTCGCTATGTAAAAACCCACCTGGCGCCGAAACGTCTTCCTGGGCAGCCAATAAGTAACTGCTCGCGCCCAGCGTGTATATTTCGCTTTTATCACCAGTTAATAGTACGGTTCTATCGTCTTGTAAATGATACTTTTCTGCAAAAGCCAGAAGGACTTCTGAGCTATCGTGTTTTGGATCTACGCTATGAAGTAAAAACTTGATTTCATCAAAGGCCTCGTTATCCAATTTAAGTTGTAAACGCGCCATTTGTTGGGTCATCCTCGGACAAATAGAAGGACAACGGGTAAAAACAAACCCAGCCACGTATATGGTACTATCGATATCTTTTGAACCAAAAGCCCTGCCGTGTTCATCTATAAAGTTGAACTCCGCAATGCGGTGGTCCAGGGTATCGATAGTTCCCGTAGCCTCGTTATACACTTCTACCTTAGGACCAAAGACAGGTAACCTTTTAAAATTATGGGTTCCCATGTTGAGAAACCACAATAAAAAAACAGGCATGAGCAACATGAGTGCTATGCCTGTCCATTTTAAATATTTAGGTGCTGGTTTCAGAGCTTATCTAAAAGAATTTAACTAACATATCGTGCACGTAGCTAGACTCTGTTAGTGCAATGAAAATTAAATAACAGATAAATAAAGCGTATGGATAAAGAATTACGTTTCTCGCATTCTTTCTTTCATCACCAAGGTGCATGAAAGACATTACAATGTATCCTGCTTTTACCAAGGTTAGGATGATATAGAATAACTTAATCCAAAACCAAGTTGTATCTGATACTGTTCCTCTTCCGTAAAATACACCAACAAGAACTTCTACAGCAGTAATTACCGTTAATAACAAGGTAACTTTGATGATGTTCTTACGAATTTTTCTTCCCGCTTCTTCTCCGTGAACCTGATCGGGAGCGTATTCAATAATATCGTCTCTTTCCATTTCCTTAAATCAATGTTTGGGATTACAGTAGGTAGAAGAAGGTAAATACAAATACCCACACTAAATCTACAAAGTGCCAGTAAAGACCAACTTTCTCAACCATTTCGAAGTGACCTCTAGAGTCGTAAACGCCTCTTGCCACTTGAATAAGAACCAATAGGTTTATCACTACTCCAGAGAATACGTGGAAACCGTGGAAACCAGTGATAAAGAAGAAAAAGTTTGCATATAACTGAGGTCCGTATTCGTTTTCTTTAAGGTTAGCACCTTGAACGTGCTTGTACATGGTAGAAAGTGCTTGATCTTTCTCTGTTCCGCTTAATACGGTTCCGTCTTCTAATACAAGATCCGCTTCGGCATAAAGCTCCTCGGTGCTATGGAAATGGTGTCCGTGCGTTTCGAAGGTTGCTTTTTCTCCGTTTTCAAGAAGAACATACCCACTAGAACCGTGGATAAAGTGAGACCACTCCCAAGCCTGAGACCCTAAGAAGAAGAATCCACCAACTACAGTTGCTGCCAACCACTTGATAACACCTTTTTTATCTAGTCTATGACCCGCTTCTACTGCTAACACCATGGTTACCGAAGAAACAATAAGTAAAAAGGTCATTAATGCCACATAAGCCAAAGGCAAATAAGCATCTGTACCTGGGAAAGAGTGGAATACATCTTCCGCTATAGGCCATTCGCCTGTATACTTGTGTCTTGCATATCCGTATGCTACTAGTAATCCTCCAAAGGTTAGTGCATCGGAAACTAAAAAGAACCACATCATGAGCTTTCCGTAGCTCATAGAAAATGGTGACATTTTACCGCCCCATAAGGTGGCTGTGTCTATCTGCTGTTTAGCATGTCCTGCCATAAACCGCTCCTCGCTTTAAAAGTTGTGCAATTTTAATGAATAAAAAGTAAAAACAGGAACAAATATAGCCACAAGCCGTCTAGAAAATGCCAATATGTTCCACAAAGTTCTAAGCGTAAAGTATTTCCGCCCTGATATTTCCCTTTTTTAGATTCAATATAAACAACCAACAAGTAGATTAATCCCCCTAATAAATGCAGTAAATGCACCGCACTAAGAATGAAAATGTAGCTACTTGCGCTGTTGCGAGAACCCAAAATCTTATCTTTTAATGGGTTTTCGTAGTACTTATCATCTGGGCTGTAAAATTCTCCATCTACCTCAACCAGCTTTTGCCCTTTGTAAATAAAAGTGTAATCCTCGCCGTGGGTACCTTTTAAATCGTTAAGGCTCCCAATAAAATAACTCCCCTTCTCGGTGAGTTGATTCCAGCTTTCGAATTGAATTAAAGCAAATGCTATCCCCAGTAACAGGGTAACCATCACCAAAGCCGTTGGGTTTTGATTGTTTCTGGCTTTTTGTAGCGCTTTCCAAATGGTAAAGCTACTTAGTAATAAGACTGCTGAAGAAATATAAAATCCGCTTGGAAGGGTAATATCTACCCAAAATCCATCGGCTTGCGAAACGATGTAAGCTGAGGTTAATCCCCCAAACAACATCACTATGCTGAATATACCTATGTATAACAACATTTTCTTTGAACGCGCTTTAACCTCGGGGCTATCGGCATTGGTTTGATTTTCTATCTGACTCATAAAATGATTTTAGATTTTATCTACCACTATGGCTATTAGCGCCACCGGCAAATAGAAGAAACTGCTAAACATTACTTTCCTTGCCATAGAAACCGACAATCCAGTGTAAAGTTTTCCGCTGTAATACGCTATAGGCAATGCCGCGATAGCTGCAATTATCCCTCCATATAATCCAGAGAAATTGAATGCATATGGCAACAATCCACATGGAATTAAAAACAACGAATACATATAGATCTGGAATGCACTAGATTGATCTCTACCTCCAGCAGATGGTAATAATTTAAACCCACCCAAGCTATAATCGTCTTCTAATACCCATGCAATAGCCCAAAAGTGAGGGAACTGCCAAATAAATTGTATGATAAACAAAATACCGCCTCCTAAACCAAAGCTATTAGCCGCTGCTACCCAACCTAATAGGGGCGGAATTGCACCCGGAAAAGCTCCGATAAACACGGCGAATGGTGTTTTAGATTTTAAGGGCGTGTATATAAAGGCGTAAGAAACTAATGCCGATAAACTAAGTAAAGCGGTTAACCAGCCAAACGCGAAATAAAGTGTCCCTAAACCAAGAATGGCAGTAATAACACACAGAACCCATGCCTGGTTGGGTGTCATTTTCCCAGCGGGCAATGGACGTTCTTTGGTTCGCGACATTTTCTTATCGCTCTCTATTTCAATAATCTGATTAATTCCGTTACTAGCCCCAGTCACTAACATACCCCCAATTAGCAGCCAAAGTAGATTTAGCCACTCCTTTCCTTCCGGCATATGATGGAACATATATCCAAATAAGGCGGAAAAAATCACCAAGGAGGATAATCGGAGCTTAAAAAGCGCCGGTAGTGAGGAAAACGGATTGTGTTTCTTTTCTACCACGTGGGAAATTTGTGCAAAAATAGAGCTTTAGTCGGGTTAGAAAATTAGTATTGATAGTAATTCTTAAAGATCCCTCTTCTAATTCCTACTTCTAACCAATAATCATTGTCATTTTTATAGCCAGTTC
It contains:
- a CDS encoding restriction endonuclease is translated as MDSRNIARIFNLVQNEFADCIKAEFVHTTSQLDILIDILIKDGNSILKRDWLNKLYEKELDSLRQKTKELNKELISEKPTLDVSRIRDYKIYKSCVHEAYFNDDENNRDAKITDDELSILVTLTKALNLSQEEVKLINYLIIPPIKSDIDEVINFLKNIGVIFYSKKINTVYVADEMVMLLRRIRKKDVADKYFKRVLRLLKDSQINQLCRNHNISYRDIDTETKIKQLIKEGISFSDVLFDEMYKPGTTLTEKKKVLNELWTDKLKFEGSLKGSTLEEKVENLISHFNELEKDEKVGISIEGYERLITDLKSFSTSFDRDIRAAFEIEDRIEIESDFLLDLNIKPRDLLDNLSKEDLKRFAEGANIKSRGDIALNILEAYTDIENLFIENYTLIGTRDLASLKENGINIKESELGLKFEDITGEIFKQLGFNVDYDLKNQISTNKNKIDLILNLGNQDLMIVECKTSKDSSFNKFSTVSRQIKSYINTAEKSGYNVVKSLLIAPEFSDDFINECGLEFEINLSLITAESLSKILEYFRESKHEKLPYQLFMKDVLIREDRIQKALKK
- a CDS encoding DUF420 domain-containing protein, yielding MHTTEEKLSPQTKKLITAVSVVIPLAVAILFKVKIDGVDLSFLPPIYAGINAVTVVTLLMALVAIKKKNIDLHRLFIQFSLVLSLFFLLCYVAYHITSDSTAFGGEGTIRTIYYFVLISHIVLSVGIIPLVLFSYAYGINNLVTRHKKLVRYAFPLWIYVAATGVIVYLMISPYYA
- a CDS encoding SCO family protein, which gives rise to MPVFLLWFLNMGTHNFKRLPVFGPKVEVYNEATGTIDTLDHRIAEFNFIDEHGRAFGSKDIDSTIYVAGFVFTRCPSICPRMTQQMARLQLKLDNEAFDEIKFLLHSVDPKHDSSEVLLAFAEKYHLQDDRTVLLTGDKSEIYTLGASSYLLAAQEDVSAPGGFLHSEKFVLVDRKGRIRGFYDGTNSEEVDRLGDEIKLLLKEEDIDAYNRRKAKSTD
- a CDS encoding cytochrome C oxidase subunit IV family protein; amino-acid sequence: MERDDIIEYAPDQVHGEEAGRKIRKNIIKVTLLLTVITAVEVLVGVFYGRGTVSDTTWFWIKLFYIILTLVKAGYIVMSFMHLGDERKNARNVILYPYALFICYLIFIALTESSYVHDMLVKFF
- a CDS encoding cytochrome c oxidase subunit 3, which gives rise to MAGHAKQQIDTATLWGGKMSPFSMSYGKLMMWFFLVSDALTFGGLLVAYGYARHKYTGEWPIAEDVFHSFPGTDAYLPLAYVALMTFLLIVSSVTMVLAVEAGHRLDKKGVIKWLAATVVGGFFFLGSQAWEWSHFIHGSSGYVLLENGEKATFETHGHHFHSTEELYAEADLVLEDGTVLSGTEKDQALSTMYKHVQGANLKENEYGPQLYANFFFFITGFHGFHVFSGVVINLLVLIQVARGVYDSRGHFEMVEKVGLYWHFVDLVWVFVFTFFYLL
- a CDS encoding cytochrome c oxidase subunit 3, translated to MSQIENQTNADSPEVKARSKKMLLYIGIFSIVMLFGGLTSAYIVSQADGFWVDITLPSGFYISSAVLLLSSFTIWKALQKARNNQNPTALVMVTLLLGIAFALIQFESWNQLTEKGSYFIGSLNDLKGTHGEDYTFIYKGQKLVEVDGEFYSPDDKYYENPLKDKILGSRNSASSYIFILSAVHLLHLLGGLIYLLVVYIESKKGKYQGGNTLRLELCGTYWHFLDGLWLYLFLFLLFIH
- the cyoE gene encoding heme o synthase, whose protein sequence is MVEKKHNPFSSLPALFKLRLSSLVIFSALFGYMFHHMPEGKEWLNLLWLLIGGMLVTGASNGINQIIEIESDKKMSRTKERPLPAGKMTPNQAWVLCVITAILGLGTLYFAFGWLTALLSLSALVSYAFIYTPLKSKTPFAVFIGAFPGAIPPLLGWVAAANSFGLGGGILFIIQFIWQFPHFWAIAWVLEDDYSLGGFKLLPSAGGRDQSSAFQIYMYSLFLIPCGLLPYAFNFSGLYGGIIAAIAALPIAYYSGKLYTGLSVSMARKVMFSSFFYLPVALIAIVVDKI